One Pullulanibacillus sp. KACC 23026 DNA segment encodes these proteins:
- a CDS encoding bifunctional (p)ppGpp synthetase/guanosine-3',5'-bis(diphosphate) 3'-pyrophosphohydrolase — protein sequence MTFQELLTKASHYLSEDQVKQIEEAYHFADEAHAGQVRKSGEPYIIHPVEVAGILVDLEMDATTIIGGLLHDVVEDTPVKLEDISKRFGEEVAILVDGVTKLRHFEFKSKEDQQAENHRKMFVAMAQDIRCVLIKLADRLHNMRTLKYMSPEKQIQKANETLEIFAPLANRLGISTIKWELEDIALRFLNPQQYYRIVNLMKRKRQDRLEYIEEVMETIRKQLAGVEIEANIHGRPKHIYSIYRKMAYQNKQFNEIYDLLAVRIIVENIKDCYAVLGIIHTHWKPMPGRFKDYIAMPKQNMYQSLHTTVIGPKGDPLEVQIRTEEMHRVAEYGIAAHWAYKEGRQKNLNNRFEDKLAWFRQILEWQNEAEDAKEFIESLKMDLFSDMVFVFTPKGDVIELPSGSVPIDFAYRIHTEIGNKTVGAKVNGKMVPLDYRLKTGDIVEITTSNHSYGPSQDWLKMAKSSHAKNKIRQWHKKQRREENVEKGKESIEKELRSQGFDPKEILTESNIKVVATKYNFATEEEIYAAVGYNGITPKQVVTRLTEKVRKTQSESAEAILKNFPEVGTYQTTKRKTDSGVRVKGVDNLMIRLSKCCNPVPGDEIIGYITKGRGVSIHRANCPNVYQHDGEARLLEVEWEGQEVGKKHYNVDIEITGYDRNGLLNEVLQAVSETKTQIIAVSGKADKNKVALIHMTIAIPNVNHLVKVVDRIKRLPEIYSVRRMMD from the coding sequence ATGACGTTTCAGGAGTTATTGACAAAAGCGAGTCACTATCTCAGTGAAGACCAGGTAAAACAAATTGAAGAAGCCTATCATTTTGCGGATGAGGCGCATGCCGGACAAGTTCGCAAATCGGGTGAGCCTTACATTATTCATCCAGTTGAAGTGGCAGGCATCTTGGTTGATCTTGAGATGGATGCAACAACGATTATTGGTGGCTTGCTCCACGACGTAGTTGAAGATACCCCCGTTAAGTTGGAAGATATCTCTAAACGTTTTGGAGAAGAGGTGGCCATACTCGTTGATGGTGTCACCAAACTTCGTCATTTTGAATTCAAATCAAAGGAAGATCAACAAGCCGAAAATCACCGCAAGATGTTTGTCGCAATGGCACAAGATATTCGGTGCGTTCTAATTAAACTTGCGGATCGTTTGCACAACATGCGAACGCTGAAATATATGTCTCCAGAGAAACAGATCCAAAAAGCCAATGAAACATTAGAAATTTTTGCACCCCTAGCTAACCGTCTCGGAATTTCGACAATCAAGTGGGAGCTTGAAGACATTGCTCTTCGCTTTCTCAATCCGCAGCAATATTACCGAATTGTTAATCTCATGAAGCGAAAGCGGCAAGATCGCTTGGAATATATTGAAGAAGTCATGGAGACAATTCGCAAACAGCTGGCAGGAGTTGAAATTGAAGCCAATATCCATGGGCGTCCTAAGCATATCTATAGCATCTATCGAAAAATGGCTTACCAGAACAAACAGTTTAATGAGATCTATGATTTATTAGCGGTTCGAATCATCGTGGAGAACATTAAAGATTGCTATGCGGTGCTCGGGATTATTCATACCCATTGGAAACCAATGCCTGGCCGCTTTAAAGATTATATTGCGATGCCGAAACAAAATATGTACCAATCCCTGCACACGACGGTTATTGGTCCAAAAGGGGATCCCCTTGAAGTACAAATTCGGACAGAAGAAATGCATCGCGTGGCGGAATATGGTATTGCGGCTCATTGGGCATATAAAGAAGGCCGCCAAAAGAATCTGAATAATCGGTTTGAAGATAAGTTAGCTTGGTTCAGACAAATTCTTGAATGGCAGAATGAAGCTGAAGATGCTAAAGAATTTATCGAATCCCTCAAAATGGATCTTTTTTCAGATATGGTTTTTGTTTTTACGCCAAAAGGGGATGTCATTGAGCTTCCAAGCGGGTCGGTTCCGATTGATTTTGCTTACCGCATTCATACGGAAATTGGCAATAAGACAGTTGGCGCCAAGGTAAACGGCAAAATGGTCCCTCTCGATTATCGTTTGAAGACGGGAGATATTGTTGAAATTACGACCTCCAATCATTCTTATGGGCCAAGTCAGGATTGGCTCAAAATGGCCAAAAGTTCTCATGCCAAGAATAAAATCCGTCAGTGGCATAAAAAACAGCGCCGGGAAGAGAATGTGGAAAAGGGTAAGGAATCCATTGAGAAGGAACTCCGCAGCCAAGGATTCGATCCAAAGGAGATTTTAACCGAATCCAATATTAAGGTCGTGGCAACGAAATATAACTTCGCAACTGAAGAGGAAATTTATGCGGCAGTGGGCTATAATGGCATCACGCCAAAGCAAGTTGTGACCCGTCTGACTGAGAAAGTCCGTAAGACCCAATCTGAAAGTGCCGAGGCGATTCTTAAGAACTTTCCAGAAGTGGGTACTTATCAAACCACAAAACGAAAGACAGATTCCGGGGTTCGGGTTAAAGGTGTTGATAACCTGATGATCCGGTTATCGAAATGCTGCAATCCGGTTCCGGGCGATGAGATCATCGGCTACATTACGAAGGGCAGAGGGGTATCCATTCATCGCGCCAATTGTCCGAATGTTTATCAGCATGATGGAGAAGCGCGCCTTTTAGAAGTCGAGTGGGAAGGACAAGAGGTGGGCAAAAAGCATTATAACGTTGATATTGAAATTACAGGCTATGATCGCAACGGGCTATTAAATGAAGTGCTCCAAGCCGTCTCAGAAACAAAGACGCAAATTATTGCCGTCAGTGGAAAAGCGGACAAGAACAAAGTGGCCCTTATCCATATGACCATTGCCATACCAAATGTGAATCATTTGGTGAAAGTCGTGGATCGGATTAAGCGGCTTCCAGAAATCTATTCCGTGCGCCGAATGATGGATTAA
- the dtd gene encoding D-aminoacyl-tRNA deacylase, which yields MRVVLQRVKAASVTVEGTVVGQIEKGLLLLVGIHESDTEEQLPYMVSKITELRIFEDESGKMNESLLDQGGAILSVSQFTLYGDTTKGRRPNFMKAARPEKAEPLFNQFNQELRHKGLKVETGQFGAMMDVSLINDGPVTLIIDSK from the coding sequence ATGAGAGTCGTGCTTCAGCGTGTTAAGGCAGCCTCTGTAACGGTTGAGGGAACGGTTGTTGGACAAATTGAAAAGGGGCTTCTTCTCCTTGTCGGGATACATGAATCGGATACCGAAGAGCAGCTTCCTTATATGGTTAGTAAGATTACCGAACTTCGGATATTTGAAGATGAGTCTGGCAAAATGAATGAGTCCCTTCTTGACCAAGGCGGGGCTATTCTCTCCGTTTCTCAATTTACATTATACGGGGATACGACTAAAGGGAGACGGCCTAATTTTATGAAAGCGGCTCGTCCTGAGAAGGCGGAGCCACTTTTTAATCAATTTAATCAAGAACTGCGCCATAAAGGTTTAAAGGTCGAAACAGGACAATTTGGGGCCATGATGGACGTCTCTTTGATTAATGATGGGCCTGTGACTTTAATTATAGATAGCAAATAA
- the hisS gene encoding histidine--tRNA ligase: MNPIQIPRGTQDLLPQVTPIWQFIEKQAQEICRLYNYQEIRTPIFESTDLFLRGVGDTTDIVQKEMYSFEDRGGRSLTLRPEGTASVVRSYVQEKMYGQPNQPTKLYYIGPMFRYERPQAGRYRQFFQFGVEAIGALNPAVDAEVISLAMSFYKNIGLTELKLVINSLGDKESRLRHREALINHFEPSIGEFCSDCQSRLHKNPLRILDCKQDHDHPLMKTAPSILEFLNEESKNYFEQVKSLLDQIGIQYVVDPTLVRGLDYYNHTTFEIMGASFGSISTLCGGGRYNGLVQELGGPESPGIGFALSIERAILALEAEGKALPGVQALDAFVVSMGEPTEEKALSILYRLRQAGFSVDKDYMDRKMKAQMKQADRFQSRFVLLLGEEELEKQVINVKNMETGEQEAVNWDDLITYLERQLRRNQ, translated from the coding sequence ATGAACCCAATACAAATACCAAGAGGTACGCAAGATTTGCTGCCGCAAGTGACACCGATTTGGCAATTCATTGAGAAGCAAGCCCAAGAGATTTGCCGGCTTTACAATTATCAAGAGATTCGAACGCCTATATTTGAAAGCACTGATTTGTTTTTGAGAGGGGTCGGGGACACGACAGATATTGTCCAAAAAGAAATGTACTCCTTCGAAGATCGCGGGGGCAGGAGTTTAACGCTGCGCCCAGAAGGGACCGCATCGGTGGTACGCTCATATGTACAAGAAAAAATGTACGGTCAGCCGAATCAACCGACTAAGCTCTATTACATCGGTCCTATGTTTCGCTATGAAAGACCCCAGGCGGGTCGCTATCGCCAATTCTTTCAGTTTGGCGTCGAGGCGATCGGCGCTTTAAATCCAGCGGTTGATGCCGAAGTGATTTCGCTTGCGATGTCTTTTTACAAAAACATAGGGTTAACAGAGCTTAAACTGGTGATTAATAGTTTAGGGGACAAAGAGAGTCGCTTGCGTCACCGAGAAGCTCTTATCAATCATTTTGAGCCGAGTATCGGGGAGTTTTGTTCCGACTGTCAATCGCGTTTGCACAAAAATCCACTCCGAATTCTTGATTGCAAACAAGACCATGATCACCCGCTCATGAAAACCGCTCCTTCCATTTTGGAATTTTTAAATGAGGAGTCCAAGAACTATTTTGAACAAGTGAAATCTTTATTAGATCAAATTGGTATTCAGTACGTTGTGGATCCAACCTTAGTGCGCGGATTGGATTATTACAATCACACCACGTTTGAGATTATGGGAGCGAGCTTTGGGTCCATTTCAACCCTTTGCGGCGGTGGACGCTATAATGGTTTGGTTCAAGAATTAGGCGGTCCTGAATCACCTGGAATTGGCTTCGCTTTAAGCATTGAAAGAGCGATCCTCGCACTTGAAGCCGAAGGGAAGGCCTTACCTGGCGTACAAGCACTTGATGCCTTTGTGGTCTCAATGGGTGAACCAACCGAGGAAAAGGCTCTCTCCATTCTTTATCGTTTAAGACAAGCTGGTTTTTCTGTTGATAAGGATTACATGGATCGAAAAATGAAGGCGCAAATGAAGCAGGCCGATCGGTTCCAATCGCGTTTTGTGCTGCTTTTAGGGGAAGAAGAGCTTGAGAAGCAAGTTATTAATGTTAAAAATATGGAAACGGGTGAGCAAGAAGCGGTGAATTGGGATGACTTGATCACCTATTTGGAAAGACAATTAAGGAGGAACCAATAA
- the aspS gene encoding aspartate--tRNA ligase, with translation MGRTVYCGEVTNEHVGQPIVLQGWVQRRRDLGGLIFIDLRDRTGYVQVVFNPEISKAALEIAETVRSEYVVEIRGKVVARAENAVNEKISTGHVEVLAEEIQIINKSKTPPFSIADQTDVSEEVRLKYRYLDLRRPVLQETFRLRHKVTKTMRDFLDASDFYEVETPMLTKSTPEGARDYLVPSRVHPGEFYALPQSPQLFKQLLMVAGMEKYYQVARCFRDEDLRADRQPEFTQIDIEQSFFEKEPFLAMIEKMMAEVVYVARGERISTPFPRITYAEAMARYGSDKPDTRFGLELIDVSTVVSTSGFKVFAQTVANGGQVKAINVKGQAAQYSRKAIDELTEFVSRYGAKGLAWMKVEEEGLKGPISKFFEGDVASQLTETLQAESGDLLLFVADSPKVVADSLGALRSKLGQELNLIDQTKLNFIWVTEFPLVGWDEEAGRYVAEHHPFTMPMLEDLELMKTNPGQVRAEAYDLALNGYELGGGSQRIHDRSIQELMFKVLGFSEEEAKSQFGFLLEAFEYGAPPHGGIALGLDRMIMILAGRKTLRDTIAFPKTASASDPMTAAPSPVAERQLDELHLEVQKALLSGLAED, from the coding sequence ATGGGACGTACGGTATATTGTGGGGAAGTCACCAATGAACATGTGGGTCAACCAATCGTTTTACAAGGCTGGGTACAAAGAAGACGTGATTTAGGAGGTTTGATTTTTATTGACCTGCGCGACCGCACGGGTTATGTCCAAGTCGTTTTTAACCCGGAGATTTCAAAAGCGGCTTTAGAAATCGCGGAAACAGTCCGCAGTGAATACGTGGTTGAGATCAGAGGTAAGGTTGTTGCACGGGCTGAAAATGCGGTTAATGAAAAAATTAGTACGGGTCATGTCGAAGTATTAGCTGAAGAGATTCAAATCATTAATAAATCGAAGACGCCGCCGTTTAGTATTGCTGACCAGACCGATGTTTCTGAGGAAGTGCGCCTTAAGTACCGCTATCTCGATTTGCGACGCCCGGTTTTACAAGAAACGTTTCGTCTGCGCCATAAGGTAACGAAGACCATGCGTGATTTTCTCGATGCGTCTGATTTCTATGAAGTCGAAACGCCGATGCTTACTAAGAGTACACCTGAAGGCGCGCGTGATTATTTGGTGCCAAGCCGAGTCCATCCAGGTGAATTCTATGCCTTACCGCAGTCGCCGCAGCTCTTTAAACAGCTTCTTATGGTAGCGGGGATGGAAAAATATTATCAGGTGGCCCGCTGCTTTAGGGATGAAGACCTTCGTGCTGACCGCCAGCCGGAATTTACCCAAATTGATATTGAACAATCCTTTTTTGAAAAAGAGCCATTCCTTGCGATGATCGAGAAAATGATGGCAGAGGTGGTTTACGTCGCACGGGGTGAACGCATTTCCACTCCTTTTCCAAGAATCACGTATGCTGAGGCGATGGCGCGTTATGGCAGTGATAAGCCTGATACACGTTTTGGGCTTGAGCTTATTGACGTTTCGACCGTTGTCTCGACAAGCGGCTTCAAAGTCTTTGCTCAGACCGTTGCCAATGGCGGCCAAGTCAAAGCCATTAATGTGAAAGGTCAAGCGGCTCAGTATTCTCGAAAAGCCATTGATGAGCTCACGGAGTTTGTCTCGCGGTACGGAGCAAAAGGACTTGCTTGGATGAAGGTTGAAGAAGAGGGACTTAAGGGACCGATCTCTAAATTCTTTGAAGGGGATGTGGCTAGTCAACTGACTGAAACCTTACAAGCGGAATCCGGGGATTTACTCTTATTTGTAGCCGATTCCCCTAAAGTCGTTGCGGACAGTCTAGGGGCACTTCGCTCAAAGCTTGGTCAAGAGTTGAATTTAATTGATCAAACAAAATTAAACTTCATTTGGGTAACGGAATTCCCTCTTGTAGGATGGGATGAAGAGGCAGGACGTTATGTTGCTGAGCATCATCCGTTTACGATGCCAATGCTAGAGGACTTAGAGCTTATGAAAACGAATCCTGGGCAAGTGCGTGCTGAAGCCTATGACTTAGCGCTCAACGGCTATGAGCTTGGCGGCGGTTCGCAAAGAATTCACGACCGTTCCATTCAAGAGCTCATGTTCAAGGTTCTTGGCTTTTCCGAAGAAGAAGCGAAGAGCCAATTCGGCTTCCTTCTAGAGGCGTTTGAGTACGGGGCTCCTCCACATGGCGGGATTGCCTTGGGACTTGACCGAATGATTATGATTTTAGCAGGACGTAAGACGCTTCGTGACACGATTGCTTTTCCAAAGACAGCCAGTGCGTCTGATCCTATGACTGCTGCTCCAAGTCCGGTCGCTGAACGTCAGCTGGATGAATTGCATCTGGAAGTTCAAAAGGCGCTTTTATCCGGTCTTGCTGAGGATTAA
- a CDS encoding RsfA family transcriptional regulator: MTKVRQDAWSHEDDLLLAETVLRHIREGSTQLDAFEEVGDKLNRTGAACGFRWNAIVRKKYLQAIEIAKKQRKQMKRAQQRRPRTWQPPVAEPMDDYPLFTANSEVPAPAQPSSETLSTAMDYEMGQESQLSLADVVQFLQNLQSDGASSNKLKRENEKLREQNELLQNQVKGLEKEVAKMKRDHLAMEEDYQSLIGIMERARRMAFLQDDSEEDSSPAFKMDKNGNLEKLAK, from the coding sequence ATGACAAAAGTCAGACAAGATGCATGGAGTCACGAGGATGATTTATTACTCGCTGAAACCGTTCTGCGTCATATACGAGAAGGAAGCACCCAACTAGATGCGTTTGAAGAAGTTGGAGATAAGTTAAATCGAACGGGAGCTGCCTGCGGATTTCGCTGGAATGCGATAGTCCGAAAGAAATATCTGCAAGCCATTGAAATTGCTAAAAAACAACGAAAACAAATGAAGCGGGCCCAGCAAAGACGGCCGCGCACTTGGCAGCCCCCTGTTGCAGAGCCAATGGATGATTACCCACTATTTACAGCAAACTCAGAAGTTCCAGCACCCGCTCAACCAAGCTCAGAGACTCTTTCTACAGCGATGGACTACGAAATGGGCCAGGAATCGCAATTATCCCTTGCAGACGTGGTTCAATTTCTACAAAACTTACAATCTGATGGTGCCTCAAGCAATAAGCTTAAACGAGAAAACGAGAAGCTGAGAGAACAAAATGAACTTTTACAAAATCAAGTTAAGGGTCTTGAAAAAGAAGTCGCGAAGATGAAGCGCGACCATCTTGCCATGGAAGAGGATTATCAATCGCTCATCGGCATAATGGAGCGGGCTAGACGCATGGCCTTTCTTCAAGACGATTCGGAGGAGGACTCAAGTCCTGCCTTCAAAATGGACAAAAACGGCAACTTAGAAAAACTTGCTAAATAA
- a CDS encoding AAA family ATPase — protein sequence MDLFDYSRSERRTGEPLANRMRPQTLDEFMGQHQIVGEGRLLRRAIQADQLAPMIFYGPPGTGKTTLAKIIANTTSAVFQQINAVTSGVAEIRSLTQAAKERLKYEDQKTVLFIDEIHRFNKGQQDALLPFVEDGTIILIGATTESPMFEINAALLSRSRLFRFEPLTNDALRQILNQALTNKTRGLGAYSIKVDEDALDHIINIANGDARTALQALELAVLTTPPSPDGHIHVTLAIAEESIQQRVLQYDKNGDNHYDTVSAFIKSMRGSDPDATLYWLAKMIRAGEDPRFIARRLYVHAAEDVGLADPNALLIAQAAAYAVEFVGMPEARIPLAEAALYIATAPKSNAVIAGIDKALQTVDNEQTGQIPLHLRDAHYKGASRLGHGKDYKYPHDYEDGFVPQDYLPEPLKNKTFYHPSPRGYEKTVQKRLDYLSHISKNFK from the coding sequence ATGGATTTATTTGATTATTCTCGGTCCGAAAGACGAACAGGCGAACCCTTGGCAAATCGAATGCGCCCGCAGACACTCGATGAATTCATGGGGCAACACCAGATCGTCGGAGAAGGAAGGCTTCTCCGCAGAGCGATTCAAGCCGATCAACTGGCACCTATGATCTTCTATGGACCGCCTGGCACAGGGAAAACGACTCTTGCCAAAATCATAGCCAATACCACATCCGCCGTCTTTCAGCAAATTAATGCGGTCACTTCAGGTGTTGCTGAGATCCGTTCTCTCACACAAGCGGCAAAGGAACGTCTAAAATATGAGGATCAAAAAACGGTTCTTTTCATAGATGAGATCCATCGATTCAATAAAGGGCAACAGGACGCCCTTCTTCCATTCGTTGAAGATGGAACGATTATTTTGATTGGCGCTACAACAGAAAGCCCCATGTTCGAAATCAATGCGGCCCTTCTGTCACGCTCACGTTTATTCCGTTTTGAACCGCTGACTAATGACGCTCTTAGACAAATTTTGAATCAGGCATTAACGAACAAGACCCGCGGGTTAGGTGCCTATTCTATTAAAGTGGACGAGGACGCTCTGGATCACATTATTAATATTGCAAACGGTGATGCCAGAACCGCTCTCCAAGCTCTGGAATTAGCCGTCCTTACGACACCGCCTTCTCCAGATGGCCACATCCATGTGACATTAGCGATAGCTGAGGAATCCATTCAACAGCGCGTTCTTCAATATGATAAAAATGGCGATAACCATTATGATACCGTCTCTGCTTTCATCAAGAGTATGCGCGGCTCTGACCCGGATGCCACCCTCTATTGGTTGGCTAAAATGATCCGTGCCGGTGAAGATCCGCGATTTATCGCGCGCCGCCTCTATGTGCATGCTGCAGAAGATGTGGGTCTAGCCGATCCCAATGCCCTATTAATTGCTCAGGCAGCGGCTTATGCAGTTGAGTTTGTGGGCATGCCGGAAGCCAGAATCCCGTTGGCAGAAGCAGCGCTTTATATTGCAACCGCACCCAAAAGCAATGCTGTCATTGCAGGTATTGATAAAGCTCTGCAAACCGTTGACAACGAACAAACTGGCCAAATCCCCCTTCACCTAAGGGATGCTCATTATAAAGGGGCAAGCCGTCTCGGCCATGGTAAGGATTATAAATATCCACATGATTATGAGGACGGCTTTGTTCCACAAGACTATTTACCTGAACCATTAAAAAATAAAACGTTCTATCATCCCTCACCAAGAGGCTATGAGAAAACCGTCCAGAAACGATTAGATTACTTATCTCATATCTCAAAGAATTTTAAATAG
- a CDS encoding Rrf2 family transcriptional regulator, producing MKISTKGRYGITIMMALAKHYGKGPLALKIIAKENDLSEHYLEQLIAPLRNAGLVHSIRGAYGGYELTKKPREITTADVIRVLEGPIRPVEVMDDDDPAKKELWIKIRDAVKDVLEGTTMDDLIHFEDRELVQDPLMFYI from the coding sequence ATGAAGATATCGACTAAAGGAAGGTATGGAATTACCATTATGATGGCCTTGGCGAAGCATTACGGGAAAGGTCCTCTTGCACTGAAGATCATTGCAAAGGAAAATGATCTGTCTGAACATTATTTGGAGCAGCTCATTGCGCCCTTAAGAAATGCGGGACTCGTCCATAGCATCCGCGGAGCTTATGGAGGTTATGAGCTCACGAAAAAGCCTCGGGAGATTACCACCGCCGATGTTATCAGGGTGTTGGAAGGGCCGATTCGCCCTGTTGAGGTGATGGATGATGATGATCCGGCGAAAAAGGAGCTTTGGATCAAAATACGTGATGCGGTTAAGGATGTTTTAGAAGGAACCACCATGGATGACCTCATTCATTTTGAGGATCGCGAGTTGGTGCAAGATCCTTTGATGTTTTATATTTAA
- a CDS encoding cysteine desulfurase family protein, whose translation MDRIYLDHSATTPMHPEVIQAMLPVMEHVFGNPSSIHAFGREASKLMEEARTAIAKSIQAKPKEIIFTGGGTEADNLAIIGAARAAKQKKKGNHIITTAIEHHAVLKTCEDLEKNGFEVTYLKVDESGIISLSELEAAIRPETILVSVMYGNNEVGTLQPIEAIGKLFKETDILFHTDAVQAFGLESINVQALNIDLLSMTGHKINGPKGIGFLYCQEEVTLSTHLHGGEQERKRRAGTQNVPGIVGLKKAIEIMEATREEKRVLYRGLQDVLLETLDKEGIQYEINGDRTNRLPHILNLFFPGVQVESLLMNLDLSGVAVSSGSACTAGTAQPSHVLSAMYGEAGERPLSSIRISFGLYNTKEQVSEAAVILAQVVNRLVKLSV comes from the coding sequence ATGGATCGTATATATTTAGATCATTCGGCCACTACGCCGATGCATCCTGAAGTCATTCAGGCGATGCTGCCCGTCATGGAACATGTTTTTGGTAATCCATCTAGCATTCACGCATTCGGTCGCGAAGCCTCTAAATTGATGGAAGAGGCGAGAACTGCTATAGCCAAGTCCATCCAGGCGAAACCAAAGGAAATTATTTTCACCGGTGGAGGGACAGAAGCCGATAATTTAGCTATTATAGGGGCCGCACGGGCAGCTAAGCAAAAGAAAAAGGGCAACCATATTATCACAACTGCGATTGAGCACCATGCGGTTTTAAAAACTTGTGAAGACCTTGAGAAGAATGGGTTTGAGGTGACTTACTTAAAAGTCGATGAGAGTGGAATCATTTCTCTTTCAGAGCTTGAAGCGGCGATTCGCCCTGAAACCATCTTAGTCAGTGTCATGTATGGGAATAATGAGGTAGGAACGCTGCAGCCTATTGAAGCGATCGGAAAGCTTTTTAAAGAAACGGATATATTATTCCATACAGATGCTGTACAAGCTTTTGGACTTGAATCTATTAACGTACAGGCGTTGAACATTGATCTCTTATCGATGACCGGCCATAAGATTAATGGACCAAAGGGAATCGGTTTTCTATATTGTCAAGAAGAGGTGACGCTATCTACCCATCTGCATGGCGGTGAGCAGGAACGGAAACGCCGGGCAGGAACTCAAAATGTTCCTGGAATTGTCGGGTTGAAAAAAGCCATTGAGATTATGGAAGCAACGCGTGAAGAAAAAAGGGTATTATATCGGGGCCTTCAAGATGTGCTTCTTGAGACTTTGGATAAGGAAGGGATTCAGTACGAGATTAATGGCGATCGTACCAATCGGCTTCCACATATTCTAAATCTCTTTTTTCCAGGGGTTCAAGTCGAATCGCTCCTTATGAACTTGGATTTGAGCGGTGTTGCGGTATCGAGTGGTTCGGCGTGTACGGCGGGGACTGCTCAGCCCTCGCATGTGTTGTCCGCCATGTATGGTGAAGCGGGGGAGCGACCATTAAGCTCGATTCGAATTAGTTTTGGATTGTATAATACAAAAGAGCAAGTCAGCGAGGCAGCTGTTATTCTTGCTCAAGTCGTTAACCGTTTAGTAAAGCTTAGTGTCTGA
- the mnmA gene encoding tRNA 2-thiouridine(34) synthase MnmA, translating to MSGGVDSSVTALLLKQQGYDVIGIFMKNWDDTDENGVCTATEDYEDVARVAEQLDIPYYAVNFEKEYWNKVFSYFLEEYKAGRTPNPDVMCNKEIKFKAFLNHALSLGADYVATGHYARVDRSNGETKLLRGLDQGKDQTYFLNQLNQAQLERVLFPVGELEKKEVRRLALEHDLATATKKDSTGICFIGERDFKTFLSQYLPAQPGDVYSIDGEYKGKHDGLMYYTNGQRQGLGIGGPGGPWFVCGKDLKRNILFIAPGSDHEALYSEGLRAVNTNWINGEPDSKTFRCTAKFRYRQADRPVTVTLLPNDELQVVFDEPERAVTPGQSVVFYDGDVCLGGATIDTIDQPKFKNTFDFVSAIEKTTV from the coding sequence ATGTCCGGCGGTGTGGATTCATCCGTAACGGCACTGCTGCTTAAGCAACAAGGCTATGACGTCATCGGCATTTTTATGAAAAACTGGGATGACACGGATGAAAATGGAGTGTGCACTGCAACGGAGGATTATGAGGATGTGGCGCGCGTTGCCGAGCAGCTTGATATTCCCTATTATGCTGTTAATTTTGAAAAGGAATATTGGAATAAAGTTTTCTCCTATTTCTTAGAAGAATATAAGGCAGGCCGAACGCCAAATCCAGATGTGATGTGTAACAAAGAAATTAAATTCAAAGCCTTTTTGAATCATGCTTTATCACTTGGTGCGGATTATGTGGCAACGGGGCACTATGCAAGAGTGGACCGTTCCAATGGAGAAACCAAGCTTCTTCGCGGATTGGATCAAGGGAAGGATCAAACCTATTTCCTTAATCAACTCAATCAAGCTCAACTGGAGCGTGTCCTATTCCCAGTGGGTGAGTTGGAGAAAAAAGAAGTGCGCCGCCTAGCTTTAGAACATGATCTGGCAACCGCTACTAAGAAAGATAGTACGGGTATTTGTTTTATCGGTGAACGGGATTTTAAGACGTTCCTGAGTCAGTACTTACCCGCACAGCCTGGAGATGTTTACTCCATTGATGGTGAGTATAAAGGCAAGCATGATGGGTTAATGTATTACACGAATGGTCAGCGCCAAGGACTCGGAATTGGCGGGCCAGGCGGACCTTGGTTCGTTTGCGGAAAAGACTTAAAACGAAACATTCTCTTCATAGCCCCTGGATCTGACCACGAAGCGCTCTATTCAGAGGGGCTGCGGGCGGTAAACACCAACTGGATTAACGGTGAGCCCGACTCGAAGACCTTCCGCTGCACAGCGAAGTTTCGTTATCGTCAGGCAGACCGCCCTGTAACCGTGACGCTGCTGCCAAATGATGAACTCCAAGTGGTCTTTGATGAACCGGAACGTGCTGTAACACCTGGACAATCGGTTGTGTTTTATGACGGCGACGTTTGTCTTGGCGGTGCCACCATTGATACCATTGATCAGCCCAAATTTAAAAATACATTTGACTTTGTATCCGCTATAGAAAAAACAACGGTCTAA